A genomic segment from Gilvibacter sp. SZ-19 encodes:
- a CDS encoding queuosine precursor transporter, whose translation MSKSIPKNGALADRIYLILAALFITSLVVSNLIFQKFVAIDFFGLYTFEISVGVLPYPITFLITDIVSEVYGKKKANQMVTTGIFASFFSLGIVMAANHFNAIPTSPLDNEIFTLVFGATAVAVFASMMAYLLAQYIDIHIFHWWKKITKGKHLWLRNNFSTFTSQFVDTFTVLFLLCSFGKIPWDIFSSLLISGFLFKILVALLDTPLLYAGVYYLRSLFGLQGSEELE comes from the coding sequence GTGAGCAAATCGATTCCAAAAAACGGGGCCTTGGCAGATCGCATCTACCTGATTCTTGCGGCTCTATTCATAACTTCATTGGTAGTTTCAAACCTGATTTTTCAGAAGTTTGTGGCCATCGATTTTTTTGGGCTTTACACTTTCGAGATCTCGGTAGGCGTGCTACCCTACCCCATCACCTTTTTGATCACGGATATTGTCAGTGAGGTCTACGGTAAAAAGAAGGCTAACCAAATGGTGACCACAGGAATCTTTGCATCTTTCTTCTCTCTAGGAATTGTAATGGCAGCAAACCATTTCAATGCTATCCCGACCAGCCCACTGGACAATGAGATATTTACCTTGGTCTTTGGAGCAACAGCGGTAGCCGTATTTGCCTCCATGATGGCCTATTTATTGGCACAATACATAGACATCCACATTTTCCATTGGTGGAAAAAGATCACCAAAGGCAAGCACCTGTGGTTGCGCAACAACTTCTCTACCTTCACTTCGCAATTTGTAGACACCTTTACCGTGCTTTTCTTACTGTGTAGTTTTGGTAAAATCCCATGGGATATCTTTAGCAGTCTACTTATCAGCGGTTTCCTTTTTAAGATCTTGGTTGCGCTTTTAGACACCCCGCTACTCTATGCTGGCGTTTATTATTTAAGAAGCCTTTTTGGATTGCAAGGCAGCGAAGAACTCGAATAA
- the folK gene encoding 2-amino-4-hydroxy-6-hydroxymethyldihydropteridine diphosphokinase — protein MFIKPKRTIYLALGSNQGNRFEQLQAAVDALFETIGDVRKISAVYSCPPLGFEGPEFLNCILRMESDLPNGKLISEVLRIEKRLGRERSKDAGYTSRTIDIDVIAVEDECIDTKKLQVPHPAMQDRRFVLQPMHDIAADWKHPKLVKTVGELLESCQDSSLLSKQSKWLRNPKKNLHLDQFKYLAIEGNIGAGKTSLATLISEDFNAKLVLERFKDNPFLPKFYKDQNRYAFPLEMSFLADRYQQLLDDISQYDLFKEFIVADYDLYKSLIFAKVTLQQEEYALYKKLFHLMYKEIARPDLYVYLYQTTESLLANIKKRGRSYESDIQPDYLEKLNKGYQEYIKSFPEGTVKVVDVSDLDFVANRADYLKVLRAIVS, from the coding sequence ATATTTATCAAACCAAAACGTACCATATACCTCGCACTTGGCAGTAATCAAGGCAACCGATTTGAGCAGTTGCAGGCCGCGGTAGATGCGCTTTTTGAGACCATTGGTGATGTGCGAAAGATCTCTGCTGTTTACAGTTGTCCCCCCTTGGGTTTCGAAGGGCCGGAGTTTTTGAATTGCATCCTGCGGATGGAGTCTGATCTGCCTAATGGTAAGCTCATAAGTGAGGTACTTCGGATAGAAAAACGCTTAGGTAGAGAACGATCAAAAGATGCTGGTTACACTTCTCGAACTATCGATATTGATGTGATCGCCGTGGAGGATGAGTGTATCGACACCAAAAAGTTGCAAGTGCCACATCCGGCCATGCAAGACAGGCGCTTTGTATTACAACCCATGCATGACATTGCTGCAGATTGGAAGCATCCCAAACTGGTTAAAACCGTGGGAGAGTTGTTGGAGTCTTGTCAGGACTCCTCTTTGCTGAGCAAGCAATCTAAATGGCTGCGGAATCCCAAGAAGAATCTGCATTTGGATCAGTTCAAATATTTAGCCATTGAAGGTAATATTGGCGCGGGTAAAACCAGTTTGGCAACTTTGATCTCCGAAGATTTTAACGCAAAATTGGTTTTAGAACGCTTTAAGGACAATCCGTTTCTGCCAAAGTTCTATAAGGATCAGAATCGTTATGCCTTTCCTTTAGAGATGTCTTTCTTGGCCGATCGCTATCAGCAATTGCTAGACGATATTTCGCAATACGATCTGTTTAAGGAATTCATTGTGGCCGACTATGACCTTTACAAGTCCTTGATCTTTGCTAAAGTTACGCTGCAGCAAGAGGAGTATGCGCTTTATAAAAAGCTATTCCACTTGATGTACAAGGAGATCGCTCGCCCGGATCTCTATGTCTATCTGTATCAAACTACAGAAAGCTTACTGGCCAATATCAAGAAAAGAGGCCGCTCTTACGAATCAGACATACAGCCTGACTATCTGGAAAAACTCAATAAAGGGTATCAGGAGTATATAAAATCCTTTCCGGAAGGTACCGTAAAGGTCGTGGATGTTTCGGATTTGGATTTTGTGGCCAATCGGGCCGATTACCTCAAGGTCTTAAGGGCAATAGTTAGCTAA